The Oncorhynchus tshawytscha isolate Ot180627B linkage group LG05, Otsh_v2.0, whole genome shotgun sequence genome includes a window with the following:
- the kif26aa gene encoding kinesin-like protein KIF26A isoform X5, which yields MGKVKVMVRICSAQGSSNTSESRSFLKLDARKKQLTLCETSANCHSSAAQRRAAAAAPKMFAFDAVFSQDASQAEVCSGTVAEVIQSVVNGADGCIFCLGHANLGKTYTMIGRDCSTQSLGVAPCAISWLFKLIEERKEKAGARFSVRVSAVEISGRDEALTDLLSNVSTGSQQDGQSPGVYLREDPICGSQLQNQSELRAATAERAAYFLDTALEARSTSRPHCDEEERRNSHMLFTLHIYQYRMEKSVKGGMSGGRSRLHLLDLGSCETDIRRTREGGGGQCLSLSALGNVILALANGAKHVPYRDSKLTMLLRESLGNINCRTTMIAHISDSPTNYMETLTTVQLASRIHRMRKKKYKYASSSSGGESSCEEGRIRKPHLRPFHPRTMALDPDMPTLLSSDPDYSSSSEHSCDTVIYIGPGGATISDRELSDNEGPPSFVPIIPSLNRKRGKDTQRPEVEYFKCDTFAELQERLECIDGSEGPAAFTGEGKGAQIAQRTNSPEETVSPKTVKSPSQKPLVSTTTTNTAPAKSEQEHSKLSLDGGVPESHKRTSADGEKVLACVVKPSVLLQDSEPVVREKVYLNKGPTVPKPSASPSLPRSSRTPSQGLDAICRAPPVGMSQQALRQGQHGGSPVLERAHHGRSPMEMSHLRAALRGRCLERDVLRTTITLQQPVELNGEDELVFTVVEDLPIGLVPDNGRPSSIISFNSDCSLQALASGSRPVSIISSINDEFDAYTAQECASGVSSASQEEMFAHHGSRQSSIGSWPSEVSVCSLESDGTHSTSRFLQRAKCMVPENTSILSSPGIFRREPFLQHGTKSSLNDSGVCFSELDSDPATPSKLSLTKCPPSPDSTKASLRANTLTTSASSQIPHHAVHSSLPRKTKPTSSVAPSCSRQEGKQDDLWLRGGGHSDPRATESTVASKPPRNGVSGLPSRKPGGNSNSVPRPPKAQVSSSTQRVVDGCEKSSSKKAETMSRMPQLRRGATTLGTVSVPHSSPESKWGRDGSGSLRFSSLGKKANGQKSSMLPKSGSISPPAPPVRKSSLDQKTRIVLSPSALRAASDAARPSLPKTSVSEEEFDVRFRGDLFSYKTSSLKADHGSAKTASSLKTRGAKGDSGRYYGSLMSLERSDSLTSVRSRPGLSRENSGISIGDNGKSNRSVPKLGVPTSTTSTSTATSPPSSTTFATSSKLGQLKANVNPRAIVASGSKARTLSASSSKTLNYSTKSDDAPTARNASLPPTGKPPARSLAGTNGNGKPGRGTIMGTKQAIRAANSRVSELVAGSPRKHLSRGSGDNANDSGASVSGSPISTPLPSPYSKITAPRRPQRYSSGHGSDNSSVLSGELPPAMGRTALFYHSGGSSGYESMIRDSETTGSASSAHDSMSESGVSTSNRSRVSKSPKKRGNGLQRRRLIPAPLPDTSSLGRKAGVPGQWVDLPPLGGTLKEPFEIKVYEIDDVERLQRRREGATGTEPFQDVEKGLLYFNARLRMLEKRQQRIRELRAKHERLSGELEDAKSRLMLDPGKWTGEFEVDPDLDKESQEYLEALEQATGELEYCVNLCKSHVMMETCFDIVLSATAVTQGGQQKGGVEV from the exons GTCAAAGTGATGGTACGCATCTGCTCTGCCCAGGGCTCCAGCAACACCTCGGAGTCCAGGTCATTTCTAAAGTTGGATGCCCGCAAGAAGCAGCTCACCCTCTGCGAAACGTCCGCTAACTGCCACTCCAGTGCTGCCCAGAGGCGCGCCGCCGCAGCCGCCCCCAAGATGTTTGCTTTCGATGCTGTTTTCTCCCAGGATGCATCACAA GCTGAGGTGTGCTCGGGGACGGTGGCGGAGGTCATCCAATCGGTGGTGAACGGTGCAGACGGCTGCATCTTCTGCTTAGGCCATGCCAACCtcg GTAAGACGTACACCATGATTGGTCGGGACTGCTCCACACAGAGCCTGGGTGTGGCTCCCTGCGCCATCTCCTGGCTCTTCAAGCTCATCGAGGAACGCAAGGAGAAGGCCGGGGCACGCTTCTCGGTCCGCGTGTCCGCCGTGGAGATCTCCGGCCGGGACGAGGCGCTGACCGACCTGCTGTCCAATGTGTCCACAGGCAGCCAGCAGGATGGCCAGTCTCCGGGGGTGTACCTGCGCGAGGACCCCATCTGCGGGTCACAG ctACAGAACCAGAGTGAGTTGCGTGCGGCCACTGCAGAGCGGGCAGCCTACTTTCTGGACACAGCCCTGGAGGCACGAAGCACCAGCCGCCCTCACTgcgatgaggaggagaggagaaactccCACATGCTCTtcaccctccacatctaccagTACCGCATGGAGAAGAGTGTCAAAGGAGGAA TGTCTGGCGGCCGCAGTCGTCTGCACCTGCTGGATCTGGGCAGCTGTGAGACAGACATACGTCGGACTCGGGAAGGAGGTGGAGGCCAGTGTCTGTCGCTCTCTGCTCTGGGAAACGTCATCCTCGCCCTGGCCAATGGGGCCAAGCACGTACCCTACAG GGATAGCAAGCTCACCATGTTGCTGAGGGAGTCTCTGGGCAACATCAACTGCCGAACCACCATGATAGCACACATCTCTGACTCACCAACCAATTACATGGAGACGCTCACCACTGTGCAGCTGGCCTCGCGTATCCACCGCATGAGGAAGAAGAAATACAAG TATGCATCCAGCTCCTCTGGTGGTGAGAGTTCCTGCGAAGAGGGACGAATCCGCAAGCCACACTTGAGACCCTTCCACCCACGAACCATGGCTCTTGACCCCGATATGCCCACATTGCTGTCCAGTGACCCGGACTATTCATCCAGCAGTGAGCACTCCTGCGACACGGTCATCTACATCGGGCCTGGTGGGGCCACCATTTCAGACAGAGAGCTCAGTGACAATGAGGGCCCACCTTCCTTTGTTCCGATCATTCCCTCGCTGAACAGGAAGCGCGGGAAAGACACCCAACGCCCGGAGGTGGAATACTTCAAGTGCGACACGTTTGCTGAGCTCCAAGAGAGACTGGAGTGCATTGATGGCAGCGAGGGCCCAGCTGCCTTCACTGGGGAGGGCAAAGGGGCACAAATAGCCCAAAGGACCAATAGCCCAGAGGAGACTGTGTCCCCCAAGACTGTTAAATCCCCCTCCCAAAAGCCTCTCGTTAGCACAACAACCACCAACACAGCTCCCGCTAAGTCTGAGCAGGAACATTCCAAATTGTCCTTAGATGGAGGGGTCCCAGAGAGTCACAAACGGACAAGTGCAGATGGGGAGAAGGTTCTGGCCTGCGTGGTTAAGCCCAGCGTTTTGTTGCAAGACTCAGAGCCTGTGGTGCGAGAGAAGGTCTACCTCAACAAAGGGCCTACTGTACCTAAGccttctgcctctccttcttTGCCAAGATCCTCCAGAACACCCTCTCAGGGCCTGGATGCTATCTGCCGTGCACCCCCTGTGGGCATGAGTCAGCAGGCCCTAAGGCAAGGACAACATGGGGGGTCACCGGTCCTGGAGAGGGCCCATCATGGCAGGAGTCCCATGGAGATGAGCCACCTTCGGGCAGCATTGAGGGGCAGATGCCTGGAGAGAGATGTCCTGAGGACCACGATCACCCTGCAGCAACCCGTGGAGCTGAATGGAGAAGACGAGCTGGTGTTCACAGTTGTGGAGGACCTACCCATAGGACTGGTTCCAGACAATGGGCGGCCCTCCAGCATCATCAGCTTTAATAGTGACTGCTCCCTTCAGGCCCTGGCCTCAGGCTCCCGTCCTGTCAGCATCATTAGCAGCATCAACGATGAATTTGATGCTTACACTGCTCAAGAGTGTGCATCAGGAGTGAGCTCAGCCTCACAGGAGGAGATGTTTGCCCATCATGGTAGCAGACAGTCTTCCATTGGCTCCTGGCCGAGTGAAGTGAGCGTGTGCTCCCTGGAGAGCGACGGCACCCATTCGACAAGTAGATTCTTACAGAGGGCTAAGTGCATGGTACCGGAGAACACCTCCATATTGTCCTCCCCTGGTATATTCCGTAGGGAGCCGTTCTTGCAGCATGGTACCAAGAGCTCCCTAAATGACAGTGGTGTCTGCTTCTCTGAGTTGGACAGTGACCCCGCAACCCCAAGCAAGCTCTCCCTAACTAAGTGCCCACCTTCTCCTGACTCTACCAAAGCATCTCTCAGAGCAAACACTCTGACCACCTCAGCCTCTTCTCAGATCCCACACCATGCTGTTCACTCCAGTCTTCCCAGGAAAACCAAACCTACCTCATCAGTTGCCCCAAGCTGCAGCAGGCAGGAAGGCAAGCAAGATGATCTCTGGTTGCGAGGGGGCGGCCATTCGGATCCTAGAGCGACTGAATCCACTGTGGCGAGTAAGCCACCCAGAAATGGCGTGAGTGGCCTCCCTTCCAGGAAGCCGGGAGGAAACAGCAACAGTGTACCTCGACCGCCGAAAGCACAGGTATCCTCCTCGACTCAGAGGGTGGTAGACGGTTGTGAGAAGTCCAGCAGCAAGAAAGCAGAGACCATGAGCAGGATGCCACAGCTCAGGCGAGGCGCCACCACTCTTGGCACAGTGTCAGTCCCCCACAGTTCCCCTGAATCAAAATGGGGCCGCGATGGTAGTGGTAGTCTGAGATTCTCCTCTTTGGGAAAGAAGGCAAATGGACAGAAAAGCAGCATGCTTCCAAAGTCCggctctatctctcctcctgctccacctGTTCGCAAATCAAGCCTTGATCAAAAGACAAGGATAGTCCTATCTCCTAGTGCCTTAAGGGCAGCCAGCGACGCTGCAAGGCCCTCATTGCCTAAAACATCAGTATCCGAGGAGGAATTTGATGTTCGATTCAGAGGGGATTTGTTTAGCTACAAAACATCCAGCTTGAAGGCTGACCATGGCTCAGCTAAGACAGCGTCAAGCCTGAAGACACGAGGAGCCAAAGGCGATTCTGGAAGGTACTATGGTAGCCTAATGTCCTTGGAGAGAAGTGACAGTCTAACCTCAGTGAGGTCCAGACCTGGCCTGTCGAGAGAGAATAGTGGCATTAgtataggagacaatggaaaatcCAATAGATCAGTGCCAAAACTTGGGGTTCCCACCTCCACTACTTCCACATCCACTGCTACCTCTCCACCTTCCTCTACCACGTTTGCGACGTCAAGCAAGTTGGGACAGCTCAAAGCTAATGTCAACCCCAGGGCCATAGTTGCCAGTGGATCAAAGGCTAGAACCTTGTCTGCCAGCAGTTCCAAGACCCTTAACTACTCCACCAAATCTGATGATGCGCCAACCGCACGCAATGCCAGCCTACCTCCAACGGGGAAACCTCCAGCTCGTTCTTTGGCAGGGACCAATGGTAATGGCAAGCCTGGCAGGGGCACTATCATGGGCACCAAGCAGGCCATCCGGGCTGCCAATAGCCGAGTTAGTGAGCTTGTGGCGGGAAGCCCAAGGAAACATCTAAGCAGGGGTTCAGGGGACAATGCCAACGATAGCGGGGCAAGCGTCAGCGGGTCCCCTATCAGCACGCCGCTGCCCTCGCCCTATAGCAAGATCACAGCCCCGCGGAGGCCCCAGCGTTACAGCAGCGGGCACGGTAGTGACAATAGCAGTGTGCTCAGTGGGGAGCTTCCACCGGCCATGGGGCGTACTGCGCTCTTCTACCACAGTGGGGGCAGCAGCGGGTATGAGAGCATGATCCGGGACAGCGAGACCACAGGCAGTGCCTCGTCAGCCCACGACTCCATGAGCGAGAGCGGGGTGTCCACCTCTAATAGGAGTAGAGTGTCTAAATCACCCAAGAAGAGAGGCAATG GCCTCCAGCGGCGCCGTCTCATCCCTGCTCCCCTGCCGGACACCTCCTCCCTGGGCAGAAAGGCTGGCGTACCAGGCCAGTGGGTGGACTTGCCCCCCTTGGGTGGGACACTGAAAGAGCCCTTCGAGATCAAGGTGTACGAGATCGACGACGTGGAACGGCTGCAGAGGAGGCGAGAGGGTGCCACGGGGACAGAG CCATTCCAGGATGTGGAAAAG GGACTGCTGTACTTCAACGCAAGACTGAGGATGCTGGAGAAGAGGCAACAGCGGATCAGGGAGCTGAGGGCCAAGCACGAGAGGTTGAGTGGGGAATTGGAGGATGCCAAGAGCAGGCTGATGCTGGACCCTGGCAAGTGGACCGGAGAGT TTGAGGTGGACCCCGATCTGGACAAAGAGTCCCAGGAGTACCTGGAGGCTTTGGAGCAGGCCACGGGCGAACTGGAGTACTGTGTCAACCTATGCAAGTCGCATGTCATGATGGAGACCTGCTTCGACATCGTGTTGTCGGCGACCGCTGTCACGCAAGGGGGGCAACAGAAAGGAGGTGTGGAGGTGTGA
- the kif26aa gene encoding kinesin-like protein KIF26A isoform X4, with amino-acid sequence MDWRELAAQKLSLSSKRKKPQQPQLQSPPEPAEPLVYTGGFSGALQLSPPAVPPCLLRAGSKVKDTPGMGKVKVMVRICSAQGSSNTSESRSFLKLDARKKQLTLCETSANCHSSAAQRRAAAAAPKMFAFDAVFSQDASQAEVCSGTVAEVIQSVVNGADGCIFCLGHANLGKTYTMIGRDCSTQSLGVAPCAISWLFKLIEERKEKAGARFSVRVSAVEISGRDEALTDLLSNVSTGSQQDGQSPGVYLREDPICGSQLQNQSELRAATAERAAYFLDTALEARSTSRPHCDEEERRNSHMLFTLHIYQYRMEKSVKGGMSGGRSRLHLLDLGSCETDIRRTREGGGGQCLSLSALGNVILALANGAKHVPYRDSKLTMLLRESLGNINCRTTMIAHISDSPTNYMETLTTVQLASRIHRMRKKKYKYASSSSGGESSCEEGRIRKPHLRPFHPRTMALDPDMPTLLSSDPDYSSSSEHSCDTVIYIGPGGATISDRELSDNEGPPSFVPIIPSLNRKRGKDTQRPEVEYFKCDTFAELQERLECIDGSEGPAAFTGEGKGAQIAQRTNSPEETVSPKTVKSPSQKPLVSTTTTNTAPAKSEQEHSKLSLDGGVPESHKRTSADGEKVLACVVKPSVLLQDSEPVVREKVYLNKGPTVPKPSASPSLPRSSRTPSQGLDAICRAPPVGMSQQALRQGQHGGSPVLERAHHGRSPMEMSHLRAALRGRCLERDVLRTTITLQQPVELNGEDELVFTVVEDLPIGLVPDNGRPSSIISFNSDCSLQALASGSRPVSIISSINDEFDAYTAQECASGVSSASQEEMFAHHGSRQSSIGSWPSEVSVCSLESDGTHSTSRFLQRAKCMVPENTSILSSPGIFRREPFLQHGTKSSLNDSGVCFSELDSDPATPSKLSLTKCPPSPDSTKASLRANTLTTSASSQIPHHAVHSSLPRKTKPTSSVAPSCSRQEGKQDDLWLRGGGHSDPRATESTVASKPPRNGVSGLPSRKPGGNSNSVPRPPKAQVSSSTQRVVDGCEKSSSKKAETMSRMPQLRRGATTLGTVSVPHSSPESKWGRDGSGSLRFSSLGKKANGQKSSMLPKSGSISPPAPPVRKSSLDQKTRIVLSPSALRAASDAARPSLPKTSVSEEEFDVRFRGDLFSYKTSSLKADHGSAKTASSLKTRGAKGDSGRYYGSLMSLERSDSLTSVRSRPGLSRENSGISIGDNGKSNRSVPKLGVPTSTTSTSTATSPPSSTTFATSSKLGQLKANVNPRAIVASGSKARTLSASSSKTLNYSTKSDDAPTARNASLPPTGKPPARSLAGTNGNGKPGRGTIMGTKQAIRAANSRVSELVAGSPRKHLSRGSGDNANDSGASVSGSPISTPLPSPYSKITAPRRPQRYSSGHGSDNSSVLSGELPPAMGRTALFYHSGGSSGYESMIRDSETTGSASSAHDSMSESGVSTSNRSRVSKSPKKRGNGLQRRRLIPAPLPDTSSLGRKAGVPGQWVDLPPLGGTLKEPFEIKVYEIDDVERLQRRREGATGTEPFQDVEKGLLYFNARLRMLEKRQQRIRELRAKHERLSGELEDAKSRLMLDPGKWTGEFEVDPDLDKESQEYLEALEQATGELEYCVNLCKSHVMMETCFDIVLSATAVTQGGQQKGGVEV; translated from the exons GTCAAAGTGATGGTACGCATCTGCTCTGCCCAGGGCTCCAGCAACACCTCGGAGTCCAGGTCATTTCTAAAGTTGGATGCCCGCAAGAAGCAGCTCACCCTCTGCGAAACGTCCGCTAACTGCCACTCCAGTGCTGCCCAGAGGCGCGCCGCCGCAGCCGCCCCCAAGATGTTTGCTTTCGATGCTGTTTTCTCCCAGGATGCATCACAA GCTGAGGTGTGCTCGGGGACGGTGGCGGAGGTCATCCAATCGGTGGTGAACGGTGCAGACGGCTGCATCTTCTGCTTAGGCCATGCCAACCtcg GTAAGACGTACACCATGATTGGTCGGGACTGCTCCACACAGAGCCTGGGTGTGGCTCCCTGCGCCATCTCCTGGCTCTTCAAGCTCATCGAGGAACGCAAGGAGAAGGCCGGGGCACGCTTCTCGGTCCGCGTGTCCGCCGTGGAGATCTCCGGCCGGGACGAGGCGCTGACCGACCTGCTGTCCAATGTGTCCACAGGCAGCCAGCAGGATGGCCAGTCTCCGGGGGTGTACCTGCGCGAGGACCCCATCTGCGGGTCACAG ctACAGAACCAGAGTGAGTTGCGTGCGGCCACTGCAGAGCGGGCAGCCTACTTTCTGGACACAGCCCTGGAGGCACGAAGCACCAGCCGCCCTCACTgcgatgaggaggagaggagaaactccCACATGCTCTtcaccctccacatctaccagTACCGCATGGAGAAGAGTGTCAAAGGAGGAA TGTCTGGCGGCCGCAGTCGTCTGCACCTGCTGGATCTGGGCAGCTGTGAGACAGACATACGTCGGACTCGGGAAGGAGGTGGAGGCCAGTGTCTGTCGCTCTCTGCTCTGGGAAACGTCATCCTCGCCCTGGCCAATGGGGCCAAGCACGTACCCTACAG GGATAGCAAGCTCACCATGTTGCTGAGGGAGTCTCTGGGCAACATCAACTGCCGAACCACCATGATAGCACACATCTCTGACTCACCAACCAATTACATGGAGACGCTCACCACTGTGCAGCTGGCCTCGCGTATCCACCGCATGAGGAAGAAGAAATACAAG TATGCATCCAGCTCCTCTGGTGGTGAGAGTTCCTGCGAAGAGGGACGAATCCGCAAGCCACACTTGAGACCCTTCCACCCACGAACCATGGCTCTTGACCCCGATATGCCCACATTGCTGTCCAGTGACCCGGACTATTCATCCAGCAGTGAGCACTCCTGCGACACGGTCATCTACATCGGGCCTGGTGGGGCCACCATTTCAGACAGAGAGCTCAGTGACAATGAGGGCCCACCTTCCTTTGTTCCGATCATTCCCTCGCTGAACAGGAAGCGCGGGAAAGACACCCAACGCCCGGAGGTGGAATACTTCAAGTGCGACACGTTTGCTGAGCTCCAAGAGAGACTGGAGTGCATTGATGGCAGCGAGGGCCCAGCTGCCTTCACTGGGGAGGGCAAAGGGGCACAAATAGCCCAAAGGACCAATAGCCCAGAGGAGACTGTGTCCCCCAAGACTGTTAAATCCCCCTCCCAAAAGCCTCTCGTTAGCACAACAACCACCAACACAGCTCCCGCTAAGTCTGAGCAGGAACATTCCAAATTGTCCTTAGATGGAGGGGTCCCAGAGAGTCACAAACGGACAAGTGCAGATGGGGAGAAGGTTCTGGCCTGCGTGGTTAAGCCCAGCGTTTTGTTGCAAGACTCAGAGCCTGTGGTGCGAGAGAAGGTCTACCTCAACAAAGGGCCTACTGTACCTAAGccttctgcctctccttcttTGCCAAGATCCTCCAGAACACCCTCTCAGGGCCTGGATGCTATCTGCCGTGCACCCCCTGTGGGCATGAGTCAGCAGGCCCTAAGGCAAGGACAACATGGGGGGTCACCGGTCCTGGAGAGGGCCCATCATGGCAGGAGTCCCATGGAGATGAGCCACCTTCGGGCAGCATTGAGGGGCAGATGCCTGGAGAGAGATGTCCTGAGGACCACGATCACCCTGCAGCAACCCGTGGAGCTGAATGGAGAAGACGAGCTGGTGTTCACAGTTGTGGAGGACCTACCCATAGGACTGGTTCCAGACAATGGGCGGCCCTCCAGCATCATCAGCTTTAATAGTGACTGCTCCCTTCAGGCCCTGGCCTCAGGCTCCCGTCCTGTCAGCATCATTAGCAGCATCAACGATGAATTTGATGCTTACACTGCTCAAGAGTGTGCATCAGGAGTGAGCTCAGCCTCACAGGAGGAGATGTTTGCCCATCATGGTAGCAGACAGTCTTCCATTGGCTCCTGGCCGAGTGAAGTGAGCGTGTGCTCCCTGGAGAGCGACGGCACCCATTCGACAAGTAGATTCTTACAGAGGGCTAAGTGCATGGTACCGGAGAACACCTCCATATTGTCCTCCCCTGGTATATTCCGTAGGGAGCCGTTCTTGCAGCATGGTACCAAGAGCTCCCTAAATGACAGTGGTGTCTGCTTCTCTGAGTTGGACAGTGACCCCGCAACCCCAAGCAAGCTCTCCCTAACTAAGTGCCCACCTTCTCCTGACTCTACCAAAGCATCTCTCAGAGCAAACACTCTGACCACCTCAGCCTCTTCTCAGATCCCACACCATGCTGTTCACTCCAGTCTTCCCAGGAAAACCAAACCTACCTCATCAGTTGCCCCAAGCTGCAGCAGGCAGGAAGGCAAGCAAGATGATCTCTGGTTGCGAGGGGGCGGCCATTCGGATCCTAGAGCGACTGAATCCACTGTGGCGAGTAAGCCACCCAGAAATGGCGTGAGTGGCCTCCCTTCCAGGAAGCCGGGAGGAAACAGCAACAGTGTACCTCGACCGCCGAAAGCACAGGTATCCTCCTCGACTCAGAGGGTGGTAGACGGTTGTGAGAAGTCCAGCAGCAAGAAAGCAGAGACCATGAGCAGGATGCCACAGCTCAGGCGAGGCGCCACCACTCTTGGCACAGTGTCAGTCCCCCACAGTTCCCCTGAATCAAAATGGGGCCGCGATGGTAGTGGTAGTCTGAGATTCTCCTCTTTGGGAAAGAAGGCAAATGGACAGAAAAGCAGCATGCTTCCAAAGTCCggctctatctctcctcctgctccacctGTTCGCAAATCAAGCCTTGATCAAAAGACAAGGATAGTCCTATCTCCTAGTGCCTTAAGGGCAGCCAGCGACGCTGCAAGGCCCTCATTGCCTAAAACATCAGTATCCGAGGAGGAATTTGATGTTCGATTCAGAGGGGATTTGTTTAGCTACAAAACATCCAGCTTGAAGGCTGACCATGGCTCAGCTAAGACAGCGTCAAGCCTGAAGACACGAGGAGCCAAAGGCGATTCTGGAAGGTACTATGGTAGCCTAATGTCCTTGGAGAGAAGTGACAGTCTAACCTCAGTGAGGTCCAGACCTGGCCTGTCGAGAGAGAATAGTGGCATTAgtataggagacaatggaaaatcCAATAGATCAGTGCCAAAACTTGGGGTTCCCACCTCCACTACTTCCACATCCACTGCTACCTCTCCACCTTCCTCTACCACGTTTGCGACGTCAAGCAAGTTGGGACAGCTCAAAGCTAATGTCAACCCCAGGGCCATAGTTGCCAGTGGATCAAAGGCTAGAACCTTGTCTGCCAGCAGTTCCAAGACCCTTAACTACTCCACCAAATCTGATGATGCGCCAACCGCACGCAATGCCAGCCTACCTCCAACGGGGAAACCTCCAGCTCGTTCTTTGGCAGGGACCAATGGTAATGGCAAGCCTGGCAGGGGCACTATCATGGGCACCAAGCAGGCCATCCGGGCTGCCAATAGCCGAGTTAGTGAGCTTGTGGCGGGAAGCCCAAGGAAACATCTAAGCAGGGGTTCAGGGGACAATGCCAACGATAGCGGGGCAAGCGTCAGCGGGTCCCCTATCAGCACGCCGCTGCCCTCGCCCTATAGCAAGATCACAGCCCCGCGGAGGCCCCAGCGTTACAGCAGCGGGCACGGTAGTGACAATAGCAGTGTGCTCAGTGGGGAGCTTCCACCGGCCATGGGGCGTACTGCGCTCTTCTACCACAGTGGGGGCAGCAGCGGGTATGAGAGCATGATCCGGGACAGCGAGACCACAGGCAGTGCCTCGTCAGCCCACGACTCCATGAGCGAGAGCGGGGTGTCCACCTCTAATAGGAGTAGAGTGTCTAAATCACCCAAGAAGAGAGGCAATG GCCTCCAGCGGCGCCGTCTCATCCCTGCTCCCCTGCCGGACACCTCCTCCCTGGGCAGAAAGGCTGGCGTACCAGGCCAGTGGGTGGACTTGCCCCCCTTGGGTGGGACACTGAAAGAGCCCTTCGAGATCAAGGTGTACGAGATCGACGACGTGGAACGGCTGCAGAGGAGGCGAGAGGGTGCCACGGGGACAGAG CCATTCCAGGATGTGGAAAAG GGACTGCTGTACTTCAACGCAAGACTGAGGATGCTGGAGAAGAGGCAACAGCGGATCAGGGAGCTGAGGGCCAAGCACGAGAGGTTGAGTGGGGAATTGGAGGATGCCAAGAGCAGGCTGATGCTGGACCCTGGCAAGTGGACCGGAGAGT TTGAGGTGGACCCCGATCTGGACAAAGAGTCCCAGGAGTACCTGGAGGCTTTGGAGCAGGCCACGGGCGAACTGGAGTACTGTGTCAACCTATGCAAGTCGCATGTCATGATGGAGACCTGCTTCGACATCGTGTTGTCGGCGACCGCTGTCACGCAAGGGGGGCAACAGAAAGGAGGTGTGGAGGTGTGA